The proteins below are encoded in one region of bacterium:
- a CDS encoding FliI/YscN family ATPase codes for MNQELNLERYRLALQGLNPIALCGRVKRVIGLIIEGSGPAVPLGGICEIECQGHPAVMAEVVGFKEDGVLMMPLGGIQGIRQGNTIRLAKLKDTVRVGPQLLGRVIDALGKPIDNLGDINLPEEYPFYANPLRPLERERIAQPLDVGIRAINSLLTIGRGQKIGIFAGSGVGKSVLMGQMARNTEADVNVIALIGERGREVREFIDKDLGEDGLKRSVLVTVTSDEPPLLRRRGAFVATALAEYFRDQGKHVLLMMDSLTRFAMAQREIGLATGEPPATRGYTPSVFALLPALLERAGASREGGSITGIYTVLVDGDDMNEPVADSARSILDGHIVLSRDLAARNHYPAIDILPSISRVMGDITSSGQREDARSLVELLATYRRVEDLVQIGAYKKGSNPKSDRALSMIDSINEFLRQKIGEKADLASSFKALHDLLAPVKDASR; via the coding sequence GTGAATCAGGAGCTTAATCTCGAAAGATATCGCCTCGCCCTGCAGGGCTTAAACCCCATTGCCCTGTGCGGCAGAGTCAAACGGGTCATCGGTCTGATCATCGAGGGTTCCGGTCCCGCTGTCCCCCTGGGAGGTATCTGTGAGATCGAATGCCAGGGCCATCCGGCAGTCATGGCAGAGGTAGTCGGTTTCAAGGAAGATGGTGTCTTGATGATGCCCCTGGGAGGGATCCAGGGAATCAGGCAGGGGAACACTATTCGATTGGCCAAGCTGAAGGACACGGTCAGGGTGGGGCCACAGCTTCTCGGCAGAGTCATCGATGCCCTAGGAAAGCCCATTGATAACCTTGGAGATATCAACCTGCCCGAAGAGTATCCCTTTTATGCCAACCCGCTGCGGCCCCTTGAGCGGGAGAGGATCGCTCAGCCGCTTGATGTCGGCATCCGGGCCATCAACAGCCTCCTCACGATCGGCAGGGGACAGAAGATCGGCATCTTTGCCGGCAGCGGCGTAGGCAAAAGCGTACTGATGGGGCAAATGGCCAGAAACACCGAGGCAGATGTCAATGTCATTGCCCTGATTGGCGAGCGGGGCAGGGAGGTCAGGGAGTTCATTGACAAGGATCTGGGAGAAGATGGGCTCAAAAGGTCCGTTCTGGTAACGGTCACATCGGATGAACCCCCTCTGCTGCGCAGGCGGGGGGCCTTTGTGGCCACTGCCCTGGCCGAATACTTTCGGGACCAGGGAAAGCACGTTCTCCTGATGATGGATTCCCTGACCCGCTTTGCCATGGCCCAGCGGGAAATCGGCCTGGCAACAGGTGAGCCTCCGGCTACCCGCGGCTACACACCCTCGGTCTTTGCCCTCCTGCCCGCGCTTTTGGAACGGGCCGGGGCTTCGAGGGAAGGCGGAAGCATTACCGGCATCTATACCGTGCTGGTGGATGGAGATGACATGAACGAGCCCGTGGCCGATTCAGCCAGGTCAATTCTGGATGGGCATATTGTCCTGTCCCGCGATCTGGCCGCCCGGAACCATTATCCGGCCATCGACATTCTGCCCAGCATAAGCCGGGTCATGGGAGATATCACGAGCAGCGGGCAGAGAGAAGATGCCCGCAGCCTGGTCGAACTTTTGGCCACCTACCGCAGAGTCGAAGATCTGGTGCAGATCGGTGCTTACAAGAAGGGGAGTAATCCGAAGTCTGACCGGGCCTTGAGCATGATCGACTCCATCAATGAATTCCTCCGGCAGAAAATCGGAGAGAAAGCTGACCTGGCCAGCAGCTTCAAAGCCCTCCATGACCTTCTGGCTCCCGTGAAGGATGCCTCCCGTTAA
- a CDS encoding FliH/SctL family protein, whose amino-acid sequence MNKPVFEQVTVPGESFKAFREKKIPLFQQSQERKGASFQLISFLRSSDTDTGGASAASDTEREETQEDREREMLLRQREEILGAARQEAGKIREEAFQQGLSQGLAQGLAQGLSQGREEGRKECRKEIRDRLLPLEDTLKRLINRIEQVQQIILTKQEQEIIQLCIEMARKIIHTEISQNREIILANLREGLKFVGNHKVTGIKLNPRDLDRIHQAQEEISQSFLNLDGVSLEGDPGILPGGCLIQTDLGYVDASMETQLRALDKTFSLTANNGDSQ is encoded by the coding sequence ATGAATAAGCCGGTATTTGAACAGGTGACCGTTCCGGGCGAATCATTCAAGGCTTTCAGGGAGAAAAAGATTCCCCTCTTCCAGCAGTCTCAGGAAAGGAAGGGGGCAAGCTTTCAGTTGATTTCTTTTCTGCGCAGTTCGGATACCGACACCGGCGGGGCATCAGCCGCTTCTGACACTGAACGAGAGGAAACTCAGGAGGATAGGGAGCGGGAGATGCTTCTTCGGCAAAGAGAGGAGATTCTCGGTGCAGCCAGGCAGGAGGCCGGGAAGATCAGGGAGGAGGCCTTTCAGCAGGGATTGTCCCAGGGTCTGGCTCAAGGGCTGGCGCAGGGTCTTTCGCAGGGAAGAGAGGAAGGCAGGAAGGAGTGCAGGAAAGAGATCAGAGACCGGCTGCTTCCTCTGGAAGATACCCTCAAACGACTGATCAACCGGATTGAGCAGGTACAGCAGATAATCCTGACCAAACAGGAGCAGGAAATTATACAATTATGCATTGAAATGGCGCGAAAAATCATCCATACAGAAATCAGTCAGAACCGGGAAATCATTCTTGCCAACCTTCGTGAAGGACTCAAATTTGTCGGCAATCATAAGGTGACAGGCATAAAATTGAATCCTCGCGACCTCGACCGTATCCATCAGGCACAGGAGGAAATATCCCAATCGTTTCTCAATCTGGACGGCGTCAGTCTGGAAGGCGATCCGGGCATACTGCCCGGCGGATGCCTGATCCAGACCGATCTGGGATATGTAGATGCCAGCATGGAGACCCAGCTCCGGGCACTGGATAAAACTTTTTCCCTGACCGCGAACAACGGAGATAGCCAGTGA
- the fliG gene encoding flagellar motor switch protein FliG — MSRQLTNSEKAAILFLSLGEEITAEVFRGLEEAEIQMITQYITNMETPSLDDIKGVLQETMERISYRHVLPQEVAEYINNVLIKALGEKKAAEILRKLQAPMLGKATNLKVLKDLDSETLANLIRGEHPQIIALILTHLSPDKAAEILAYLPEETRTDVALRICNLERIRPGVIQEISEYFRNKLTNMQDSESQAVGGVSKIAEIMNHIDRASEDSIMSSIEKIDASLSENIRMLMFTFEDLGNIGNQEMQALLKEIPKDELVLALKTASVELKDLILRNMSERAAQMTIEDLESMGAVKLHDVEKAQQNIVKIARKLEEEGKIVLKGGKGGDVMV; from the coding sequence ATGAGCAGGCAATTGACCAATTCGGAAAAGGCAGCCATTCTTTTTCTCTCGCTGGGAGAGGAAATCACGGCCGAGGTCTTTCGCGGTCTGGAAGAGGCGGAAATTCAGATGATCACCCAGTATATTACCAATATGGAGACCCCCTCCCTGGATGATATAAAGGGTGTGCTCCAGGAAACCATGGAGCGGATTTCCTATCGGCATGTCCTGCCGCAGGAAGTGGCCGAGTACATCAATAATGTACTGATCAAAGCTCTGGGAGAGAAAAAGGCAGCGGAGATCCTGCGCAAACTCCAGGCTCCGATGCTGGGCAAGGCAACCAACCTCAAGGTGCTCAAGGACCTGGATTCGGAAACGCTGGCCAATCTGATCCGGGGAGAACACCCCCAGATCATAGCCCTGATCCTGACTCACCTGAGCCCGGACAAGGCTGCCGAGATACTTGCCTACCTGCCCGAAGAGACCCGGACCGATGTGGCCCTGCGCATCTGCAACCTGGAGCGAATCAGACCCGGAGTAATCCAGGAAATCAGTGAATACTTCCGGAATAAACTCACGAATATGCAGGACTCGGAAAGCCAGGCAGTGGGAGGGGTCAGCAAGATCGCCGAGATCATGAACCATATTGACCGGGCATCGGAAGACAGTATCATGTCAAGTATTGAAAAAATCGACGCATCCCTGTCTGAAAATATCCGCATGCTCATGTTTACCTTCGAAGACCTGGGCAACATCGGCAATCAGGAGATGCAGGCACTTCTCAAGGAGATTCCCAAGGATGAGCTGGTCCTGGCCCTGAAAACGGCCAGCGTCGAATTGAAGGACCTGATCCTGCGGAACATGTCCGAGCGGGCGGCTCAGATGACAATCGAAGACCTTGAATCCATGGGTGCGGTAAAGCTTCACGATGTGGAAAAAGCTCAGCAGAATATTGTCAAAATCGCCAGAAAGTTGGAAGAGGAAGGCAAGATTGTCCTCAAAGGCGGCAAGGGCGGCGATGTCATGGTTTAA